Proteins from a genomic interval of Sphingobacterium lactis:
- a CDS encoding DegT/DnrJ/EryC1/StrS family aminotransferase produces the protein MIPITKPFLPPISEFEEYLSGIWTRGWLTNIGPLASKLEMDLKNYLGVKHLLYVTNGTVALQMAIKALDLSGEIITTPFSFVATTSSIVWEGCKPVFVDIDKETLNIDPTKIECAITPQTSAILATHVYGNPCNIEAIEVIAKKHNLKVIYDGAHAFGVSLNGKSIFEYGDITTCSLHATKLYHTVEGGLIITQNQDLYNKMASIRNFGISGFDSFQELGINGKNSEFHAAMGLANLKWINRIIDKRKTIIELYEKNLVGLDAKSQLWMEGVISNGAYFPIILDSENQLLKIKKALEDREIFTRRYFYPSLAKSLPYLDSVKMPVTEDIAQRILCLPIFFELTEEDIDMVCRIILQT, from the coding sequence ATGATTCCAATCACCAAACCATTTTTACCTCCAATTAGTGAGTTTGAAGAATATCTTTCTGGAATTTGGACCAGAGGATGGCTTACGAATATAGGTCCATTGGCAAGTAAATTAGAAATGGATTTGAAAAATTATTTAGGAGTAAAGCATCTTTTATATGTTACAAATGGCACTGTTGCCTTACAGATGGCTATTAAAGCACTGGATTTATCCGGAGAAATTATTACCACTCCATTTTCATTTGTAGCCACTACATCTTCAATTGTTTGGGAGGGATGTAAACCTGTTTTTGTAGATATTGATAAAGAAACTTTAAATATTGATCCGACTAAAATTGAGTGTGCAATTACACCACAAACTTCAGCAATCTTAGCAACCCATGTTTATGGCAACCCGTGTAACATTGAAGCTATTGAGGTAATTGCAAAGAAACATAATTTAAAGGTTATCTATGACGGAGCACATGCATTTGGAGTTTCTCTCAATGGCAAATCAATATTTGAGTATGGAGATATTACTACGTGTAGTCTGCATGCCACCAAGTTGTATCACACTGTGGAGGGTGGATTAATAATCACACAGAATCAGGATTTGTATAACAAAATGGCATCCATTCGTAATTTTGGTATTTCAGGTTTCGACTCCTTTCAAGAATTGGGAATTAATGGTAAAAATTCGGAGTTTCATGCTGCAATGGGTCTTGCTAATTTAAAATGGATAAACCGAATTATTGATAAAAGAAAAACAATTATCGAGTTATATGAAAAAAATTTGGTTGGATTAGACGCTAAGAGTCAATTGTGGATGGAGGGAGTTATTAGTAATGGTGCTTATTTTCCGATTATTTTAGATTCTGAAAATCAGTTGCTGAAAATAAAAAAAGCGCTTGAAGATAGAGAAATATTTACAAGAAGATATTTTTATCCAAGTTTAGCAAAAAGCTTGCCCTACTTGGATTCTGTTAAAATGCCTGTTACCGAGGATATTGCTCAAAGGATATTATGTTTACCTATATTTTTTGAATTGACAGAGGAAGATATCGATATGGTATGTAGAATTATTTTACAAACCTAA
- a CDS encoding WbqC family protein produces the protein MKSTFIGIMQPYFFPYLGYFSLIKHTDIFILLDEVQFIRHGWIERNRILKEKEGWVYIKAPLKKEGRSTLIKDCVLDNTIPWREKILSQCRFYKKIAPNYKEVMDLMNGIFSQDFNCITSLNKHVLTEICRYIGIECEFHVFSEMNLNIQQPAAADEWALNICQVMGSNITYVNPIGGMAFMDRKKYAEQGVDLYFHQVHLESYKQGYRDFEPGLSILDVLMFNSTDSIHSMLDHYELV, from the coding sequence ATGAAAAGTACATTTATTGGCATAATGCAGCCTTATTTTTTTCCTTATTTAGGTTATTTTAGTTTAATAAAGCATACAGACATATTTATTTTGTTGGATGAGGTTCAGTTTATTAGGCATGGATGGATTGAAAGAAATAGAATACTTAAAGAGAAAGAAGGTTGGGTTTATATCAAAGCACCTTTAAAGAAGGAGGGTCGATCTACATTGATTAAGGATTGCGTGTTGGATAATACAATTCCATGGCGCGAAAAGATATTAAGCCAATGTCGTTTCTATAAAAAGATTGCTCCGAATTATAAAGAAGTTATGGATCTGATGAATGGCATTTTTTCACAGGACTTTAATTGCATTACTAGTTTGAACAAGCATGTCTTGACTGAAATTTGCCGTTATATTGGGATAGAATGTGAGTTTCACGTTTTTTCGGAGATGAACTTGAACATTCAGCAACCCGCGGCTGCAGATGAATGGGCATTGAATATTTGCCAGGTCATGGGAAGCAACATCACTTATGTCAATCCAATTGGAGGTATGGCATTTATGGATAGAAAGAAATATGCAGAACAAGGTGTGGATCTCTATTTTCATCAGGTGCACTTAGAAAGTTATAAACAAGGATATCGAGATTTTGAACCTGGGTTGTCAATTTTGGATGTACTGATGTTCAATTCGACAGATTCCATACATTCGATGTTAGATCATTATGAATTAGTTTAA
- a CDS encoding GNAT family N-acetyltransferase, producing MTQRVINLLNQYNSPLKGIYISQRVIPYVQKLESFASFIYKMQGQDLLGFIAYYHNDPSKNLAFLSMLLVDEHYQSNGIGSWLMSRCITHLDEDGFQRIQLEVLKDNDRALHLYQKFGFKILEDRERLFLMERCRN from the coding sequence ATGACGCAAAGAGTAATTAATCTGCTTAATCAGTACAATTCACCTTTAAAGGGGATTTATATTTCACAAAGAGTCATTCCTTATGTGCAAAAATTAGAATCCTTCGCGAGTTTTATCTATAAGATGCAGGGGCAGGATTTGTTAGGATTCATTGCCTATTATCATAATGATCCTTCGAAAAATCTTGCTTTTTTATCGATGTTATTGGTTGATGAGCACTATCAATCCAATGGTATTGGCTCATGGTTAATGAGTCGCTGTATTACGCATTTGGATGAGGATGGTTTTCAAAGGATTCAACTGGAGGTGTTAAAAGATAACGATAGAGCCTTACATCTCTATCAAAAATTTGGATTTAAGATATTAGAAGATAGGGAGCGCTTATTTTTAATGGAGAGATGCAGAAATTAA
- a CDS encoding glycosyltransferase family 2 protein, giving the protein MQKLKNRPDVSVVMITWGHEKFIEQAIEGVLNQSFDGRIELLISNDCSPDNTNQVITSYLANRPVPPHIEIRYFNHNKNRGSMKNFIWTICKSEGSYIAMCEGDDYWTDPEKIQKQVNFLRENQDCNLVYHRVMLCHEDGSLKEEDLNTANESYKRSVEELAEKGNFMHTASVMFRNNIEFPENLEFSHIGDYPIWFLNGEVGKFGYLPEFMGVYRLWGGSIWGTKGLSYKGLNWLGVLSGLVKYTRDKNLKKLLKLQATNVFTWISFRELDRKQKFRLLRYIFQLKPSLLAQMVGKAMGKYNK; this is encoded by the coding sequence ATGCAGAAATTAAAGAACAGGCCGGATGTCTCCGTAGTGATGATTACTTGGGGACATGAAAAATTTATAGAGCAAGCTATCGAAGGTGTGCTCAATCAATCTTTCGATGGACGTATTGAGCTATTGATTTCCAATGATTGTTCGCCTGATAATACCAATCAGGTGATTACTTCTTATTTAGCGAATCGTCCTGTTCCACCCCATATTGAAATCAGGTATTTCAATCATAATAAAAACAGAGGCTCCATGAAAAATTTTATTTGGACAATTTGTAAGTCAGAAGGAAGTTACATTGCTATGTGTGAAGGTGATGACTATTGGACCGACCCTGAAAAAATTCAAAAACAGGTGAATTTTTTGAGAGAAAATCAAGATTGTAATTTGGTGTACCACCGCGTGATGCTTTGTCATGAGGATGGTAGTCTGAAGGAAGAAGATTTAAATACGGCAAATGAAAGTTACAAGCGTTCGGTTGAGGAACTCGCTGAGAAGGGCAATTTCATGCATACCGCATCTGTCATGTTTCGAAATAATATTGAATTTCCTGAAAATCTTGAATTCAGTCATATAGGCGATTATCCTATATGGTTTTTAAATGGTGAAGTTGGTAAATTTGGTTATCTTCCTGAATTTATGGGAGTTTATCGTCTGTGGGGTGGGTCTATATGGGGAACTAAGGGGCTATCCTATAAAGGATTAAATTGGTTAGGTGTATTGAGTGGCCTTGTGAAGTATACTCGAGATAAAAATCTCAAAAAACTATTGAAGTTACAGGCTACCAATGTGTTTACCTGGATTAGTTTCCGGGAATTAGACCGGAAGCAGAAGTTCCGTTTGCTTCGCTATATCTTTCAATTAAAACCTTCTTTACTCGCACAAATGGTAGGAAAAGCAATGGGTAAATATAATAAGTAA
- a CDS encoding glycosyltransferase family 2 protein translates to MENTDPFVSFVLPAYKQQFLAAAIQSILDQRYANFELIIVDDASPENLAAVVAEFTDPRIRFYSNEQNIGGKDLVRNWNQCLTHATGEWVVLASDDDIYSPFFLEKLLALNKRFPNLDLFYCRFHTIDSFGETVSYSEPCLTYETAEEFIFFNLIQRRQQVAPNFMFRRTAIEQIGGFVNLPLAWGADDATWCTLTLGKGAAYCEDVLFQWRFSGANISSQKSNLIEKSRSRLLFLDYCRDKIIPSLREDNAVSAYYAKLIRFHYENSFKGEIIHALSHAKSFKIAYKSFQSKPIRSFIGLIGYVKMMVNIVYFKLSGK, encoded by the coding sequence ATGGAGAATACAGATCCTTTTGTTTCATTCGTATTACCTGCGTATAAGCAACAATTCTTGGCAGCGGCCATTCAGAGCATATTGGATCAGCGGTATGCAAATTTTGAATTGATTATCGTTGATGATGCCTCTCCAGAAAATCTTGCTGCTGTGGTTGCAGAATTTACAGATCCAAGGATTCGTTTTTACAGCAATGAGCAAAATATTGGAGGCAAGGATTTGGTGCGCAATTGGAATCAATGTCTAACGCATGCAACAGGTGAATGGGTCGTATTGGCTTCTGATGATGATATCTATTCGCCATTTTTCTTAGAAAAGCTTCTGGCTTTAAACAAACGGTTTCCCAACTTAGATCTCTTTTATTGTCGATTTCATACAATAGATAGTTTTGGTGAAACTGTTTCCTATTCGGAACCATGCTTAACGTATGAAACAGCAGAGGAATTTATTTTCTTTAATTTGATTCAGCGGAGGCAACAGGTGGCCCCCAATTTTATGTTTCGTCGAACTGCGATTGAACAAATTGGAGGTTTTGTAAATTTACCATTGGCATGGGGGGCTGATGATGCCACATGGTGCACATTAACCTTAGGTAAGGGAGCTGCTTATTGTGAAGATGTCCTCTTTCAATGGCGCTTTTCAGGGGCAAATATCAGCTCTCAGAAAAGTAATCTGATCGAAAAATCAAGATCCAGGCTGTTGTTCCTGGATTACTGCAGGGATAAAATTATACCATCATTAAGAGAGGATAATGCGGTGTCTGCGTATTACGCTAAGTTGATCCGCTTTCATTACGAAAATTCGTTCAAAGGCGAAATTATACATGCCCTTTCGCATGCAAAAAGCTTCAAAATTGCCTATAAATCCTTTCAGTCTAAACCTATCCGGTCTTTTATCGGGTTAATTGGCTATGTAAAGATGATGGTCAACATTGTATACTTTAAACTTAGTGGCAAATAA
- a CDS encoding serine acetyltransferase has translation MGNKNQYIKGDRIAYYPILSKKNLLDWLFSTEQYWIRKFLIALRSEEYYTFKEPNKLLKFYYFRRKNIIGRKLGFFIPAGCFDLGLHISHYGSIIINPKARIGKNCTIHGNCCIGNRGDDASTSPILGENIDLGQGAQVLGAIRIANGAKIGAGSIVLHSIEKENAVVVGIPGKIMGL, from the coding sequence ATGGGAAATAAAAATCAGTATATAAAAGGCGACCGAATCGCATATTATCCAATTCTATCGAAAAAAAATCTATTGGATTGGCTGTTCAGTACGGAACAATATTGGATTCGGAAATTTTTAATTGCCCTTCGCTCCGAGGAATATTATACATTCAAGGAGCCAAATAAATTATTGAAGTTTTATTATTTCCGACGGAAGAATATCATCGGTCGTAAATTGGGTTTTTTTATTCCCGCAGGATGTTTTGATTTGGGATTACATATTTCGCATTATGGATCGATTATTATCAATCCGAAGGCTCGCATCGGTAAGAATTGCACTATCCATGGCAATTGCTGTATCGGGAATCGGGGGGATGACGCTTCTACCTCGCCTATTTTAGGTGAAAATATTGATTTAGGCCAGGGAGCACAAGTTCTGGGTGCAATACGTATCGCCAATGGAGCTAAAATTGGAGCCGGGTCTATTGTATTGCATAGCATTGAAAAGGAAAATGCTGTAGTTGTTGGGATCCCCGGAAAAATTATGGGGTTATAA
- a CDS encoding glycosyltransferase family 2 protein: MLISFILPAYKMQFLASAIQSILDQEYGDFELIVIDDHSPEDLRSVVEAFDDSRIQYRNERNFGGTDLVGQWSKCIQFAKGKYLILADDDDLYTPTFLTEIIRLIKKYPGVDLLRSRVELINDRGDMIGIDNVMSEYISQVEFTYNWLRGIPFICIGNYVFRTKVIQEKLFDQLPFAFGSDITSVLKMAAKGMVNTCEMLFKFRISSFQLSSDTSKYSHKIDAISKLYKMVDQIDYPNPQNAVQEYCYHEIQWEHLYRKCIYDYYNVAVKYLPFKKMGLINSCVLLKPKDKYLMYARFIIDKVFKR, encoded by the coding sequence ATGTTAATATCTTTCATATTACCCGCTTATAAAATGCAATTTTTAGCATCAGCGATCCAAAGTATTTTGGATCAGGAATATGGGGATTTTGAATTGATTGTCATTGATGATCATTCGCCTGAAGACCTGAGGAGTGTGGTGGAAGCATTTGATGATTCTCGCATTCAATATCGAAATGAAAGGAATTTTGGAGGAACGGACTTGGTGGGACAATGGAGTAAGTGCATTCAATTTGCAAAAGGAAAATATTTGATTCTAGCTGATGATGATGATCTATATACACCAACTTTTCTTACAGAAATTATTCGCCTGATCAAAAAATATCCAGGAGTAGATCTATTGCGATCTAGAGTCGAATTAATCAATGATCGGGGTGACATGATTGGTATCGATAATGTGATGTCTGAATACATAAGCCAAGTTGAATTTACGTATAATTGGCTTCGGGGCATTCCCTTCATATGTATCGGTAATTATGTGTTCAGGACGAAAGTTATTCAGGAAAAGCTCTTTGATCAATTGCCATTTGCATTTGGTTCTGATATTACCTCAGTATTGAAAATGGCAGCAAAAGGAATGGTGAATACTTGCGAAATGCTTTTTAAATTTCGTATTTCATCCTTTCAGTTATCAAGCGATACGAGCAAATATTCGCACAAGATCGACGCAATTTCTAAGCTTTATAAAATGGTGGATCAAATCGATTACCCTAATCCCCAAAATGCTGTTCAGGAATATTGTTATCATGAAATTCAGTGGGAGCATTTGTATCGAAAATGTATTTATGACTATTATAATGTTGCCGTTAAGTATTTGCCTTTTAAGAAGATGGGCTTAATCAATTCATGTGTTTTATTAAAACCTAAAGATAAGTACTTGATGTACGCACGATTTATTATTGATAAAGTGTTCAAGCGATAA
- a CDS encoding glycosyltransferase family 8 protein: protein MKERIHLVVAFTENYFVPAATCITSILRNAENSHLFEVICLLTKDLPVHMKQLLEQIDPTRLSFRYINLDGQLAGVYVDERYTIAASFRLLLPELLKEYDKVIYLDCDIIVRQDLGQLYQQVDLGDNYLAAVFEAALPHQIEYLERIGCQPGYYFNSGFLLMNLALMRKDGLTQKLIDALKVPYLQFPDQDVLNILCQGRVHGLSPVYNSIRTFFLPQFKKEFVNRYSEKEWDLVQYSGTIHYTGGKPWNEFTIKFGEWWACYFKLPKALRAQWTPSPTVLRMGRIHSIPILNSFFLSVINTYRSIKNFIATRNE, encoded by the coding sequence ATGAAAGAAAGAATACACTTAGTCGTCGCTTTTACAGAGAACTATTTTGTTCCAGCAGCCACCTGTATTACATCGATCTTAAGAAATGCAGAAAATAGCCATCTCTTTGAGGTAATCTGTTTGTTGACAAAAGATTTGCCTGTTCATATGAAACAATTGCTTGAGCAAATTGACCCGACAAGGCTTTCTTTCCGTTATATCAATCTCGATGGACAGTTGGCTGGGGTATACGTAGATGAGCGCTACACGATAGCAGCTTCTTTTCGTCTATTGTTGCCGGAACTGCTTAAAGAATACGACAAGGTGATTTATTTGGACTGTGATATTATTGTCCGTCAGGATTTGGGCCAATTATACCAGCAAGTTGATCTTGGGGATAATTATTTGGCAGCTGTATTTGAAGCAGCCTTGCCGCATCAAATTGAATACCTTGAACGGATCGGTTGTCAACCGGGTTACTATTTCAATTCCGGGTTTTTGCTCATGAATTTGGCCTTGATGCGGAAAGATGGTCTGACGCAGAAATTGATCGATGCCCTAAAGGTTCCTTATTTACAGTTTCCAGATCAAGATGTATTGAATATCCTCTGTCAGGGGCGTGTACATGGACTGTCGCCGGTATACAACAGCATTCGAACTTTCTTTTTGCCACAATTTAAAAAGGAATTCGTAAATCGATACAGCGAAAAAGAATGGGATCTGGTGCAATATAGTGGTACCATTCATTATACCGGAGGAAAACCTTGGAACGAATTTACCATCAAATTTGGCGAATGGTGGGCCTGTTATTTCAAACTTCCAAAAGCTTTAAGAGCACAATGGACACCATCACCTACCGTTTTAAGAATGGGAAGGATACATTCGATTCCTATCCTTAATTCATTCTTCTTGAGTGTTATTAATACCTATAGATCAATTAAAAACTTTATAGCTACACGAAATGAATAA
- a CDS encoding acyltransferase family protein, with protein sequence MNKKIDSLQFIRAFAAIIVANSHIWNDGLLWGIFNEFGGFGVDLFFVLSGFIMCLTVKLDLGSNFKNSAYFLNRRITRIFPIYLICAIPLLIFVTKAEGVQSVYYYLGNILLLPSFTNDPDYRLVLPPGWTLIYEMFFYYIFSLILLFSHNRFQILNIIGGILVSMVIIVQALGIQGPQLSWANFSYIIGDSLLVNFALGIIVYYIYERYNGKININIFWALLFFTIICGVSITMIYFKIPRFLANGIPAFLAIIVFVFVKNSWFQGRLGRKLVFIGDASYSIYLTHFYFSFFKPDFLSLGKIYIKNESFLINFVGISCMIGAILGGCLFFTFVEKPLIKVFSPKKMGALEKRTQ encoded by the coding sequence ATGAATAAAAAGATTGATTCACTACAATTTATACGGGCATTTGCAGCTATTATTGTTGCCAATAGTCATATTTGGAATGATGGTTTGCTTTGGGGGATTTTTAATGAATTTGGCGGATTTGGGGTAGATTTGTTTTTTGTATTAAGCGGCTTTATAATGTGTTTAACTGTTAAGTTAGACCTTGGGTCAAATTTCAAAAATTCTGCTTATTTTTTAAATCGAAGGATTACTAGAATATTTCCAATCTATTTAATTTGTGCTATTCCTCTTTTGATTTTTGTAACTAAAGCTGAGGGTGTCCAAAGTGTTTATTATTATTTAGGAAATATTTTGCTTTTGCCCAGCTTTACTAATGATCCAGATTACAGGCTGGTTTTACCTCCAGGTTGGACTTTAATTTATGAAATGTTCTTTTATTATATTTTTAGTCTAATCTTACTTTTTAGCCATAATAGATTCCAGATCTTAAATATCATCGGTGGAATTTTGGTTAGTATGGTAATTATTGTCCAAGCTTTGGGTATTCAAGGACCTCAATTATCTTGGGCAAATTTTTCATATATAATTGGTGATAGTTTGTTAGTAAATTTCGCTTTAGGCATTATAGTGTATTATATTTATGAAAGGTACAATGGAAAAATTAATATAAATATATTCTGGGCCTTATTGTTTTTTACAATTATTTGTGGGGTGAGTATAACAATGATTTATTTTAAAATCCCAAGATTTTTGGCTAATGGTATACCTGCATTTCTGGCAATAATCGTATTTGTTTTTGTTAAAAATTCCTGGTTTCAAGGGCGCTTGGGTAGGAAATTGGTTTTTATTGGTGACGCTTCTTATAGCATCTATTTAACGCATTTTTACTTTTCATTTTTTAAGCCAGATTTCCTTTCCTTGGGAAAAATTTATATTAAAAATGAATCGTTCTTAATTAATTTCGTGGGTATTTCGTGTATGATTGGAGCCATTTTGGGAGGATGTTTGTTTTTTACTTTTGTCGAAAAGCCATTGATTAAGGTTTTTTCGCCTAAAAAAATGGGTGCACTAGAAAAAAGGACACAATAA
- a CDS encoding glycosyl transferase → MKHAYLIIAHHEFAILQELVSALDDNRNAIFIHIDRKVRVIPELKTEKAELHFVPDADRIDIRWGHFSQIETEFVLFTLAHKYGPYSYYHVISGVTLPLKGQDEIHGLFAVGSDIQYFVPIGHADSELEEKGNMINLGMRNFSKSRSAQIWRQQLIRIQRMLGIRVNSDRRFVKAANWVSITQEAVDYLLEAKQKIFKKYRFTMCGDELFIPTELNHSNRNWTCMYSDELLYQEMNGSNARELTLQDFEAMVASQAIFARKFSVKEDELVKMVLKKIKGST, encoded by the coding sequence ATGAAACACGCGTATTTGATCATAGCTCACCATGAATTTGCCATTCTTCAGGAATTGGTTTCCGCATTGGATGATAATAGAAATGCTATTTTTATCCATATCGACCGGAAGGTTCGCGTGATTCCTGAGCTAAAGACAGAAAAAGCCGAACTACACTTTGTCCCTGATGCGGACAGGATCGATATCCGATGGGGTCATTTTTCGCAGATTGAGACAGAATTTGTTTTATTTACTTTGGCGCATAAGTATGGACCTTACAGCTATTACCATGTGATATCTGGAGTTACCCTGCCTTTGAAAGGTCAGGATGAGATCCATGGTTTATTTGCTGTCGGTTCCGATATTCAATATTTTGTGCCTATCGGGCACGCGGATTCGGAATTGGAGGAGAAAGGAAATATGATCAATTTAGGCATGCGGAATTTTTCCAAAAGTCGAAGCGCTCAAATTTGGAGACAGCAGCTAATCCGTATTCAGCGTATGCTCGGTATACGTGTTAATTCCGATCGGAGATTTGTTAAAGCTGCAAATTGGGTGAGCATTACCCAAGAAGCGGTTGACTATTTACTAGAGGCGAAGCAGAAAATTTTCAAAAAATATAGATTTACGATGTGTGGTGATGAATTGTTTATCCCGACCGAATTGAACCATTCCAATCGGAATTGGACGTGCATGTATTCGGATGAACTTTTGTATCAAGAAATGAATGGATCAAATGCTCGAGAGCTGACCTTGCAAGATTTTGAAGCGATGGTGGCTAGTCAGGCGATCTTTGCACGGAAATTCAGTGTAAAGGAAGATGAATTGGTTAAAATGGTGTTGAAAAAGATAAAAGGAAGTACATGA
- a CDS encoding beta-1,6-N-acetylglucosaminyltransferase: MKHAYLIIAHNEFPVLERLLQALDDQRNDIYIHFDAKVKELPALSVQHANLFILQDQERVDVAWGDVSVVEAEYALFEAANSRGPYAYYHLLSGVDMPLKSQNEIHDFFNQHQGKEFIGYFTGNMDYELDRKVNRYHLFPKDFRANGTLGNKIRRLIRYAYMKLQYVFNIRRNTDIEFKKGTQWVSITQRFVDDVLKKKEEVFKIYGHTFCSDEIFLQTICWHSPYKDQVFDFDNEGRSSMRSIGWKDGVLYDYENQDYGHLIQSGSLFARKFNSRNLEVVDKILANITQKNEG, translated from the coding sequence ATGAAACATGCCTATTTAATAATCGCTCATAATGAATTTCCTGTTCTCGAGCGGCTTTTACAAGCTTTAGACGACCAAAGGAATGATATCTATATTCATTTTGACGCTAAAGTGAAAGAACTTCCTGCATTATCGGTCCAACATGCGAATTTATTTATCCTGCAGGACCAGGAAAGAGTAGATGTTGCATGGGGGGATGTATCTGTTGTAGAAGCTGAATATGCGCTTTTTGAAGCAGCAAACAGCCGTGGACCGTACGCTTACTACCATTTACTTTCAGGAGTTGATATGCCGTTAAAAAGCCAGAACGAGATCCATGACTTCTTTAATCAACACCAAGGCAAAGAATTTATTGGCTATTTTACTGGTAACATGGATTATGAACTGGACCGAAAGGTGAATCGATACCACCTATTTCCTAAAGATTTTCGAGCCAACGGGACGCTGGGCAACAAGATAAGGCGATTAATCCGCTATGCATACATGAAGTTGCAGTATGTTTTTAATATTCGCCGAAATACGGATATTGAATTTAAAAAAGGAACACAATGGGTCAGCATCACTCAACGATTCGTTGATGATGTGCTTAAAAAGAAAGAGGAAGTGTTCAAGATATATGGTCATACTTTCTGTTCGGATGAGATTTTCCTGCAGACCATTTGTTGGCATTCCCCATATAAAGATCAAGTCTTTGATTTTGATAATGAAGGACGAAGCAGCATGCGATCTATAGGCTGGAAAGATGGTGTACTGTATGATTATGAAAATCAGGATTATGGACACTTAATCCAGTCTGGGTCATTATTCGCACGTAAGTTTAACTCCAGAAATCTGGAAGTTGTCGATAAGATTCTGGCCAATATAACACAGAAAAATGAAGGATAA
- a CDS encoding glycosyltransferase family 2 protein — protein MKDNPIVSIIVPVYNAESTLHICLESLDKQVYKYMDVIFINDCSTDGSLAKIEEFAAAMGAYPSMQVTVLSHEINRGVAAARNSGLAVAQGKYIYFIDADDSLEPQALEVLVARAEEKDLELLGFNWFLTFANGERKMTQPMYATTMEAMIKMFEGTMKWNLWIFLIKRSLIENHCIRFIEGKNMGEDLLFMVKLLAQVQRIDRIDDYFYHYGQLNEGSLTKQYSDRHIEEVTYNVSEVAKFLQENNVLPNVNVYLNFLKLNIKLPMLISKDVKQYKKWFVWFEEANAFVDTDRNVSKRIQLLERMAVKKQYWFIKLHYFLIVKLYYGVFYK, from the coding sequence ATGAAGGATAATCCGATAGTTTCTATAATTGTTCCCGTTTATAATGCGGAGTCAACTTTACATATATGCCTGGAATCTCTTGATAAACAGGTGTATAAATATATGGATGTAATCTTTATTAATGACTGCAGTACGGATGGAAGTTTAGCCAAAATAGAAGAATTTGCTGCTGCAATGGGAGCTTATCCTTCGATGCAGGTGACGGTGCTTTCTCATGAAATTAATCGTGGGGTTGCCGCGGCAAGAAATTCAGGGTTAGCCGTTGCTCAGGGCAAATATATATACTTTATAGATGCAGATGATTCATTGGAACCACAGGCATTGGAGGTACTTGTTGCAAGAGCTGAAGAAAAGGATTTGGAACTTTTGGGTTTTAACTGGTTCCTGACGTTCGCCAATGGGGAGCGCAAGATGACCCAACCTATGTATGCCACTACGATGGAGGCCATGATCAAGATGTTTGAAGGGACAATGAAATGGAACCTGTGGATTTTCTTAATAAAACGAAGCCTTATTGAAAATCATTGCATTCGTTTTATTGAAGGCAAAAATATGGGAGAAGACCTCCTTTTTATGGTCAAGTTATTGGCACAAGTGCAGCGTATTGATCGCATAGATGATTACTTTTACCATTACGGACAGCTGAATGAAGGGTCGCTGACCAAGCAATATTCAGATAGGCACATTGAAGAAGTTACATATAATGTCTCGGAAGTAGCGAAGTTTCTACAGGAAAACAATGTCCTTCCTAATGTTAATGTTTATCTTAATTTTTTGAAATTGAATATTAAACTACCGATGCTTATCAGTAAAGATGTAAAACAGTATAAGAAATGGTTTGTTTGGTTCGAAGAAGCGAATGCATTTGTGGACACGGACCGGAATGTTTCGAAACGAATTCAACTGTTAGAACGTATGGCGGTGAAGAAGCAATACTGGTTTATCAAACTGCATTACTTTCTGATCGTAAAATTATATTATGGAGTTTTTTATAAATAA